GATGAGTTCTTAAAAACCTAAAACTTCTGTGTTCTGCATGGATGGAGAAAAATATCCTTTAGTGCGTTTAGTAAAAATAAGAGTCTCtttaacaaaatcagaaaggtacAGAGTACTTACCAAGTCTGGCTCCTGCCCTCCACCTTTAATGTGGCTCCATTTTAATGGTGGTGTACTTATTTAATTAGTAAAATGCCCCGGGATCATTCAGGAGGAAAGACAATTTGCAAATGTACAATATGATACAATAGTGAATCTTCTCTTTGTTGCTACAGGAGTTCAGATGTGTTCTAAGCCTGCTGGAGTGACCACTCTTCAGGATACTGATGGAGACAAGAGCTCAGAATGGCAGTGGGTCCCAGTCTTTGCTACAGGTTCGGCATGAcggtgggaggcagcagggagactCCGACCTGAGGGATGTTCTGACACAGCAGGTTCATGTGTTGTCACTGGACCAGATCAGGGCCATCCGAAATACAAATGAGTACACAGAGGGACCTACAGTGGCTCCGCGACCAGGGGTTAAACCTGTCCCTCGTCCAGCTAGCCAGCACAAAAACGAAAGACCACATGGCTTGCCTGAACATCGTCATCTTACCAGGGTCCAACATGCACAGGTACATACTTCCTCCCGGGCACCCCTGTCCCGTTCCATCAGTACGGTCAGCACAGGTTCACGGAGCAGTACAAGGACAAGTACAAGCAGTAATTCATCTGAACACAGACTTTTAGGATCATCTTCAGGGCCAGTGGCTGATGGGATAATCAGGGTGCAGCCCAAGTCTGAGTTCAAGACAAGCAATCTGAAGCCCCTGAGCAAAGAAGACTTGGGCATGCATGCCTATAGGTGTGAGGACTGTGGAAAATGTAAGTGTAAGGAGTGCACTTCTCCAAGGACCCTGCCATCCTGTTGGATCTGTGACAAGCAGTGTCTTTGCTCAGCCCAGAATGTGGTTGATTATGGGACTTGTGTTTGCTGTGTGAAATGCCTCTTCTATCACTGCTCTAATGATGATGAGGACAACTGTGCTGACAACCCATGCTCTTGCAGTCAGTCACATTGCTGCACTAGATGGTCTGCCATGGGTGTTGTATCCCTCTTTTTGCCTTGCTTGTGGTGTTACTTACCAGCCAAGGGTTGCCTTAAATTGTGCCAGGGGTGTTATGACCGGGTAAACAGGCCCGGATGCCGCTGTAAACACTCAAACACAGTTTGTTGCAAAGTTCCCAGTATTCCCCCCAGGAACTTTGAAAAGCCAACATAGCATCACTAATCGGGAATACTAAAGTTATAAGGATTCTTCTAACACACATATGCAACCAACTAAACAGCTATAACCTTGGCACTGTTAGTAGAAGGGTTGGGGGTATACTTTGCTGTTTGCAGTGAACTGCTTTTCTGCATGTGTGCCATCTTAACTGATCTGCTTGTTAGAACCCAGCTAATGGAGCTCAAATATGGGATGCAGTACTTTGTGACCCATATATTGCATAAGCTAAAGCAACACAGACACTCCTAGGTGACTCTATTGTTTGTGAATAGTACTTGCAAAATTTGTAAATTAGCAAATGACtccttttttattgttttctgcCAGAGATAATGTGCTATATTTTTGTATATACGATAATATTTTCAACTGTGAAAAACAAGTCGTGTCATAGAACATGGCACAGTCACAAAATATTATACTAATATGTTGTACATTCGGAAGAATGTGAATCAATCAGTATGTTTTTAGATTGTATTTTTTGCCTGATGGAAACCCTCTATTACAAGACTCTGATTTCCCTTTGGACTTCATGTATATTGTACAGTTTCAGTAAAATTCAGCctttattttctaatttttttcaaCATATTGTTTAGTGTAAAGAATATTTATTtgaagttttattattttataaaaaagaaatatttattttaagaggCATCTTACAAATGTCACCCCTTCTTATGAGGACGTCATAGTTGCTGCAAATAAGGGGTGACAGATGCATATGTTCactataaaatagaaaatatattaACGTTTGAAATTAAACTGGGCTGCttgtcattttttcccccccttatcTTTATTGCTCTGAATTGGAAAATCTGATTTGTggggtttgttggtttgttttaaaggGGAAAGTTCAAAGAAACGTGTGGCTAAAATAATAAATTGATTTAAGAACTTTAGGTTAATGAAAACTTTAACTGTTATTTCTATAGCTGAAAATGATGCATTTTTCTTACCCTTACAGAAATGATATGAATGCTATTTGCATAACATAAGACGAAAATGAATATAGGAAAATGCACGAACTCATTCCAGACTAGGAATAATCAACACTGAAAACTGGCCTATCCTGTTAAGTGATGAGCTTTTTTGTGCTTTAAATAGGAAATAAGTAATACTAGTTCACAAAAAGGTTTGGCTTCCACAGGATCAATACTCAGGGGAATAATGGACAGTTAATATGGTTAGTTCAAGGAGTTTGTATGATTATTTGTTAAAAGGAGAAGAATATGCTACAGGGAGTGACAGATCTGAAAGCATTCCAGCCTTATGTAAAACATTTGCCTCACTTTTAAGAAGAAAGTTGCTTAGTTGATATGTCACTTGTGGCAGTTACCTTCCACTGAGGTCAAAATTCTTTCACTGCTAGGTTTGCTGCCGGAAGTTTAGAAAATGATTTACCTTTCTTTATTAACAAACTACCATTTCCTGTTCTGAGCATGTCTCTCCAAGTCTAGGGTCTTAGTGCAGATGTTATACATCTAATTTTTAGGTTGGCATTTAAGAAATATCACAGCctcctctgaatcctctccaacaAAAACAAGgttaaaattaataaattaagaACTTATTTACTACAAGTTTAAACTTGGGGCTACAGGAAATTGCAAATTTTTACCCATTACTTTTAACTCTGGTATTCTGACACTTGGGATGTTTTACATGGGTTTGCTGTGCTGAAAAATCCTTCTCTGCGGAAGTGTGTGCACACGGGTTATCAATTGTCGAGTAAAATTAGAAGGTGCAAGCCCTAACTAGTTTGCTAATCAGAAATAGTTGATGCGCAAGCCCTTTTTTTTCCAATGGGGGAAAAAGCAAGTTAGATTTCTTTATTTCTCCGCACCAAACAACTGCCTGACGGGTGTAAAAAGACAAGCTATATAGTCAGGTAAATGCTTGCATAGCATAAGAATTCTTTCAAGAGTGCACAAATATTGTTGTCTAGGCTTTTGAGTATGACTCACAGTATTTGTCAACTGGCTGATCAAATCAATTTATTTAGAAACAGTGCATTCATATATCGAAGGAGTGACTGAGCCTTATGTGTTTCAATTCACTTCCTCTAGTTCTTGAAATGGATCAAGCCTATATCAAAGGTGGCATGTGCAGGTCTTGCATCTGTACTGACTGAACGTAACCATAGAAATATTTAAATAGCACAATTACCTGAAGTCTTTGCCTCTGAGATTACACGTttggaaataaaaatacaattcaTAGCACAAAATAATTCAAATTTGTTGTCTTATATTAATGAGCTTGGTAATGTGGATATTGAATTCTTTGTCCTTATTGActtagatatatatttttaaaaatatacttgaaTGCATGGTACTAAAGTTGAAATTGGCAAATTGGAATGTGTCCTAATTGTTTGACAAATTAAAGGTGTACATTACTTCTGATGCATAGGTACTGAAAAGCAAATACtaaagttttttatttattttatatttgctgGCTTACTATTTATCTGCATTGATAgactttttcccctccccccagaatctTACTATAGGGAAATATGAATCTGGACTTCATTTAAGAATGATTGTCAACATCAACTCAGTTCTTAATTAAAGATAACTGGCCAAATTTTGCTGTCCAGTTACATCCATTACAAATCATTGAGAGTTATATGACACTTAAGTCTTGTGTGGACTAGGAATTAAGGTGTAATGCTAGTAAGTTTTTAGCTAACGTGCTAACTGTGTTTGAAAAGTTTAGGCTATAACTTGAATAGTTTAGCACATGCTAAACCCAGTGCCTTATCCATACTAGACTTCTCCAATATGTTAGCTAGCATGTTGGTTAACGTGCTAACatcacacctttaaatcctagtTTAGACAAAATTTACTAGTCTAGGCCAGGCTGAAACCTGCCCTCAAAACTGTTAGCCTGTGCCTTAATGAGCGTTAAAAGGACTTTTCAGTTGTATTGAGCTAACATGATTTAAAATTGCACCCTTTTTTGCCCATCGGGACAGAGCCATTGAGAGCAAAATTTGACCCAATACTTACATTTGGAGGGTCACTGTGGTGCCTTGCCAAATGTATGCTATGTAGAAGCATCCCCTGGTGATTTTAGATGTTCACTGTGAAAGTGTGTCTGCCTGTgggtgtgagagaaagagagagagcgagtgAGAAAGAAACAAACCCCATCCGATTAATTCAGTTTGTTATATTGCTGTTTCAGTGTTTTGATCCTCAGGTAAACTCTGACTTGCATGCAAATTTGGTCTGAGGTGGGGGACTCAGAATTGGATATTGGCAGATAATATAGTATGATGaattataattttaaacaaatcacAGCTTACAATTTCCTTTCCTCTATGGTGTGCAAATTACAGATACTGTACAAGAACACCTCCACATAACTAATTGGATGTCCAAATTATTATCCTCAAACATATTGTCTATTTTGTGTACTGTAACAGCTTGgggtgtgatttatttttttttttaatttttttcccctgaagatAACAAAGCAGTAAAAGCAAAGGAACTcaattttaccaggacaataattaGGTATAATACTTTAAATGGAAATAAAACGTGATTGATCATGTGGAAAGTATGTCCTGTTCAAATGAACTATCAAAGCATTCATTTGAACACTACAATTTTAAAGTCAGATTTATTTTCCAGCTGGAGAGGAGTAATAGTTGGGCATTCATTTGATATTTTTACAGTTTTCTATAAAAATGCCTACCTATCTATGCCATGCCTGTCTATGCCTATGTAAGTCACTTGATACTTGACTGTAACAAAAACATTGGTTACTTACTGCAGTGTCCAGAATGTGCTTACAACTTTTGTGCATTGCATTAcctgatggttttttttttctcattctgGGAATATTTAAATAAGCTTGGTGAAATATAAATATGACCCCTCCTTACTGAGACTTATTTCTGTCAATCACCAGTGCGCAGAGATCTGCAAATACATTTGGCTTAGCATGAGAGGGCCTCACTTGATTTGAGTAGCATTGGTTTTGAATAGCATTTTGGGTAGCATTGTTTGTTGACATTTTATGTAACCCTAAATAAACAGCAGGTTGAGGTGATAGGAGCTGAAAACATAACTAGTGGTGCCAAAACCATAACACATTATGCTGCCTGTTCTCTCCTAATGGATAAAGCACTGAGTTCTTCTCTGTTTACTTTGCATTACaaaaaaagttgttgtttttaatggaaGTTGTCAAAAGTTTATTGGAAACAGGAAAATCAGAAATCCAAATAAAGCTGCTCTTATTGGAAGCAAAAGAGTGCTGTACTGAATTTAAATATGCTGCATGCATATGTAGCTTTTCTTCTGCCTCAATATTGTCTAGTGTCAAGTTTCTTTACTTCTCTGTAAGGATTTTACTAACTGAGGAGATCCTGATGCTTTTGTCTCTACATATTTGTTCCATGTTGTACCAGTTTCTTCTTTCGATACTTAAAGGTTTATTGCTACTTCTAGTTCAGGGGATGAAAGAAAAGCATGAAACATGCTTTTCTCATGAGCACGATCTGTCTTTGAaggttttatgatggggggagggggagggaaatgatTACCTTGACATACTTGTGCCACATTTTAAAGAGATTTCAAATGTTTTCCATCTGTCTGACACTGGTCCCCAAGGTTCCAGGACAtgtattattttcatttgtttagTGTGCTTTTTGATTATGGCAAAATGAGATTAGACCTTAACGTGTTTTGTTCATGATGAAATACTTCCCCctagttaaataaaacatttcagtttactGGTGCTGTAGTTCAGTGGGCTGGAATCTAGATCACACTAGATTCCACTACTAATACTCCAGAATTTAATTGCCCCTCCTCTCAATAATAAAGGTTTTGTTTGaaatagggtttttgtttttctataaTGGGAGAAAGGCAACAGATCTTGTACTGCTCAGCCAACAGATTCTTTTGGCAAAGACTGGCCATGTCGGTACTGTTACAAACCCTTCTGCAGTGATTTAACCCTAAGCTAGAAAAGCCCTGCCCAAAATGTTCAGACTTTGGGAAGCCTAACGTTGATTGCAGTGGGTGTTGTGGATACTCAGaagcctttaaaaatcaggctaCTTTGAGTTAGGTGCTGAAATATAAACTTAGGAGCTTAACTTTAAATaaccattttttaaagttttgcccagtgctataaactggttttaaaaaattaCGCTATCAGACTAGCTCCTGCTACCCAGGGAATCTACTGTGTGATTGTAGAGCTGCTCTCTGTATTTGAGCTACGTCAGGAGAGAGAACATTGAATGAAGATCGGATATCTATATGCAGGGCAAAAGTCTAACTTGGAGTGACAATCTGAGTCTACATAAAAAGGTAGGTCAGATGAGTCACTTACATCAGATATATGAACATAATGTTTTGTGCATGTGGACTTTTTTACTTTGTGGCCAAAACTGATGTTGGATAATGCATGTGGATTTGACTATAAATTGTGCATACATGTGATAGTTGTGCAAGAGTAGAATGGT
The Emys orbicularis isolate rEmyOrb1 chromosome 1, rEmyOrb1.hap1, whole genome shotgun sequence DNA segment above includes these coding regions:
- the SPRY2 gene encoding protein sprouty homolog 2 — protein: METRAQNGSGSQSLLQVRHDGGRQQGDSDLRDVLTQQVHVLSLDQIRAIRNTNEYTEGPTVAPRPGVKPVPRPASQHKNERPHGLPEHRHLTRVQHAQVHTSSRAPLSRSISTVSTGSRSSTRTSTSSNSSEHRLLGSSSGPVADGIIRVQPKSEFKTSNLKPLSKEDLGMHAYRCEDCGKCKCKECTSPRTLPSCWICDKQCLCSAQNVVDYGTCVCCVKCLFYHCSNDDEDNCADNPCSCSQSHCCTRWSAMGVVSLFLPCLWCYLPAKGCLKLCQGCYDRVNRPGCRCKHSNTVCCKVPSIPPRNFEKPT